One Rhodothermales bacterium genomic window, TACGTGCCGCCACCGCCGAGCACCGCCTCACCGGCCTCAAACTCGATGTTGAAGGTCGCAAACGCGTCCAACTGAGGCGTCGCAAGCGACATCACAACCAGCTCCCTGTTGCCACCCGTTCGCGATTGGATGATCAACTCGGTCGCTCCATCTTTGTCCACATCAACCAGTTGAAATCCCGACGGACGAAAATCGACGGTCCCATCGGTTCGCACCTGGAGTGACACCGTCGGTGTAGCCGGAAACACACCTGCCTCAGCCTCAAAGATGAATACATCCTCAGGATCATCGTTGATCGTCGGAATACCGAAATAAATCTCCCAGTTGCCGTCGGAGTCGATGTCTCCATACGCCATGGCAGGTAACGAATTCGATCCGTCCGGATGTGTGTAGTGCCAGACGTATTCGAACGAGTCATTGCCGTTGTTCTCGTACAGGAACACGTCCAGAAAACCCGGATCCGGTCCACTTGGAGCAAGCGTCTCGTCGGTCGAGAACAGAATCTCCTTGTTCCCGTCGTTGTCCAGATCCATGCCGGCCAGCACACTGCGCGCACCAAAAGCCGGCCCACGTGGAAACAACACCGCATCATCACGCGGATCCAGACTCCAGGCTAATTTGTAATCGTCACCAACAGTGTACTGTGCCTGAGCAGTCTGTGGCAGGACGAGCTCTGTCGTCAGAAAGCCCGCCAAAATGAAAAGGGTGCTCGTGAGCAGCGATATCAGTTTGTTCATCAGTCGCCTCCGACTAAACTTGAGATAAGGATCAAGATCGAGATGGGCGTCCCGAAATCCCGTACGCATTGAGGTCTCGGGAATTACTGTAGTTAGAAATTTTCGAGCGTGAACGCAAGTGAATGCCCCCTTTGACGTTGATTTGATGTACGGACGCTGCCAGATCCTGCGTAACCGGCCCGGACGCCGCGATCCACGCGCTGAACGAGAATCACCCATTCTCGACGGTCCGGCTTATCTTCCCGATATCTGAATTAAGATCCCATACGTCGATTTGACGGATTTCACGCTATCAACGTCTACCGGCCCGGCGGCGCGCGACCCTCGCTGGCCGGTGCTTGTCGTCGTGCCTACCTACAACGAGGCAGCGAATATCGAAGCCGTCGTAGAACGCGTTTTCGAGGCGGGGGACGATATGGCCATTCTCGTGGTCGATGACTCGTCGCCCGACGGCACGGGCAAGACCGTAGAGGAACTCGCGACCAGGCACGAGGGACGGGTTCAGCTTCTCGTTCGAGATGGCAAGAAAGGACTCGGGACGGCGTACATCGCCGGGTTTAGATACGCTCTGGAACGCGGTTTTGAATACGTGTGCGAGATGGACGCCGACCGCTCGCATGACCCGCACGATCTGCCCAGCCTCGTAGCCCCGGTTCGCGCGGGTGATGCCGACCTCGTGATCGGTTCGCGCTATATCGATGGCGTTCGCGTCATGAACTGGCCCCTGCCACGGCTGGTGCTTTCGTACGGAGCCGGAATCTACACGAGGCTCGTAACTCGCATTCCGATTATGGATGTCACATCGGGCTACAAGTGCTTCCATCGGCGAGTGCTCGAGGCGATCGACCTGGACCGGGTTAATTCGAACGGCTATTCGTTCCAGATCGAAATGAATTACAAGGCCTGGCGAATGGGCTTCCGGCTGAAGGAGGTTCCGATCGTCTTCACCGAACGAACGGAAGGCCTGTCGAAGATGAACCGACAGATCGTAAGAGAAGCGACACTCAAGGTGTGGGAATTGAGACTGCGGTCGATCTTCCGGCGGCTCTGATAGCCCAAATCTTCGTGAAATGAGCTTGTGGCGGCCCTCCCCGCTTGAGCCATGACCGCGGACTGATCTACCTTCCCACGTCTCCCAACTCCACAACCCCAACTCCACGACCCTGAGATCTCTACAGATGCCCGAATACACGCACCTCACGCCGCCGACCGAAGGACACCTGATCAAGAAAGACGGCTCCGGCCTTCACGTCCCCACTGACCCGATCATCCCGTTCATTGAAGGCGACGGGACCGGACCTGATATCTGGAGAGCGTCACAGCGCGTTCTGGACGCCGCCGTCAAGGAGGCTTACGGTCAAGATCGAAAAATCGTCTGGTTCGAGGTTCTGGCGGGCGAGAAGGCCTTCAACGAAACGGGTGAGTGGCTTCCGAACGACACCCTCGAAGCGATTCGGCATCACCTGGTAGCGATCAAGGGGCCGCTCACCACGCCTGTTGGAGGCGGAATCCGATCGCTCAACGTAGCGCTTCGCCAGATACTCGATCTGTTTGCCTGCGTGCGGCCGATCCAGTACTTCACAGGTGTCCCGTCTCCGGTGAAAAATCCGGAGCTGGTGGACATGATTATTTTCCGGGAGAACTCGGAAGACATCTACGCGGGCATCGAGTATCGAAGCGGCACTGAGCAGAACGCGAAGCTGATGCGATTCCTGCAGGAGGAACTCGGCGTCACGTCGATCCGCTTCCCGGATTCGAGCGGACTCGGAATTAAGCCGATATCTCGAGAGGGAACTCGCCGCCTCGTGCGAGCCGCAATCAAGCACGCGCTCGAGTCGAAGGCCAAGTACATCACCCTCGTCCACAAGGGAAACATCATGAAATTCACCGAGGGTGCTTTTCGTGACTGGGGATATGAGCTCGCGAAAGAGGAGTTCGGCGCGGTCGAATATGAGGGTGGGCCATGGT contains:
- a CDS encoding polyprenol monophosphomannose synthase, producing MKIPYVDLTDFTLSTSTGPAARDPRWPVLVVVPTYNEAANIEAVVERVFEAGDDMAILVVDDSSPDGTGKTVEELATRHEGRVQLLVRDGKKGLGTAYIAGFRYALERGFEYVCEMDADRSHDPHDLPSLVAPVRAGDADLVIGSRYIDGVRVMNWPLPRLVLSYGAGIYTRLVTRIPIMDVTSGYKCFHRRVLEAIDLDRVNSNGYSFQIEMNYKAWRMGFRLKEVPIVFTERTEGLSKMNRQIVREATLKVWELRLRSIFRRL
- the icd gene encoding NADP-dependent isocitrate dehydrogenase; protein product: MPEYTHLTPPTEGHLIKKDGSGLHVPTDPIIPFIEGDGTGPDIWRASQRVLDAAVKEAYGQDRKIVWFEVLAGEKAFNETGEWLPNDTLEAIRHHLVAIKGPLTTPVGGGIRSLNVALRQILDLFACVRPIQYFTGVPSPVKNPELVDMIIFRENSEDIYAGIEYRSGTEQNAKLMRFLQEELGVTSIRFPDSSGLGIKPISREGTRRLVRAAIKHALESKAKYITLVHKGNIMKFTEGAFRDWGYELAKEEFGAVEYEGGPWCKFPSGLIMNDVIADAFLQQILTRAGQYDVIATMNLNGDYISDALAAQVGGIGIAPGANINYETGLAIFEATHGTAPKYADQDKVNPGSVILSGEMMFRYMGWNEAADAIVASLEKTISQKKVTYDFHRLMDGATLLKTSEFATAMIENMG